A genomic window from Luteolibacter sp. LG18 includes:
- a CDS encoding glycoside hydrolase family 130 protein → MTRIPVFRHPITLLPESGRVIIRPFIPANPQRLTSIIGRALALTEDEAERELETLRLEFTSRHFDIEGLLLEHFAKIRSHLFTQRPLSRTREILIGALFSGEYALESAALFNPSIVPHPSQQGVPEGGLRFVMSLRATGEGHISSIEFRVGLIHPDGHISLDDVSRFVTVPEIEPNPNYRKRSFILKFHEMGFDNDYANAVMAPLANEFTRSDLNKSVGTVRHENQPGSHELKRTLECIQWLADSNYELRFPAKLGMSERIIFPVSTNESNGIEDARFVRFTDDDGSITYYATYTAYNGRAILPQLIETHDFLHFRVLTLNGSAVQNKGMSLFPRRINGRYAMLSRQDDENLFIMFSDNPHYWNDPEILMRPAEVWESVKIGNCGSPIETPEGWLVITHGVGPMRKYCIGAALLDLEDPTKVIGRLKEPLLSPEGLEREGYVPNVVYSCGSLLHGDTLILPYAMSDKATAIASVALADLLSALRN, encoded by the coding sequence ATGACCCGCATTCCAGTCTTCCGACATCCGATCACGCTCTTGCCGGAAAGCGGTCGCGTCATCATCCGCCCCTTCATCCCCGCCAATCCGCAGCGGCTCACCTCGATCATCGGCCGCGCCCTGGCGCTGACCGAGGACGAGGCGGAGCGTGAGCTGGAAACCCTGCGTTTGGAATTCACCTCGCGGCATTTCGATATCGAGGGCTTGCTGTTGGAACACTTCGCCAAAATACGCTCCCACCTCTTTACCCAGCGCCCGCTCTCGCGGACGCGGGAGATCCTCATCGGAGCCCTTTTTTCCGGAGAGTATGCGTTGGAATCCGCCGCGCTCTTCAACCCCTCCATCGTGCCTCATCCCTCGCAGCAGGGCGTGCCGGAAGGCGGGCTCCGCTTCGTGATGAGCCTGCGGGCCACGGGTGAAGGGCACATTTCCTCCATCGAATTCCGGGTCGGCCTGATCCATCCGGACGGCCACATCAGCCTCGACGACGTCTCCCGCTTCGTGACGGTGCCGGAAATCGAACCCAATCCAAACTACCGGAAGCGCAGCTTCATCCTGAAGTTCCACGAAATGGGCTTCGACAACGACTATGCCAACGCCGTGATGGCTCCGCTGGCGAACGAATTCACCCGCAGCGATCTGAACAAGAGCGTGGGCACCGTACGCCACGAGAACCAACCCGGATCCCACGAACTCAAGCGAACGCTGGAGTGCATCCAGTGGCTCGCGGATTCCAATTACGAGCTGCGGTTCCCGGCCAAGCTCGGCATGAGTGAACGGATCATCTTCCCGGTTTCAACCAATGAGAGCAACGGCATCGAGGACGCCCGCTTCGTGCGCTTCACCGATGACGACGGCTCGATCACCTACTACGCGACCTATACCGCTTACAATGGCCGGGCGATCCTACCCCAGCTCATCGAGACCCACGATTTCCTGCACTTCCGGGTGCTCACCCTCAACGGCAGCGCGGTCCAGAACAAAGGCATGTCCCTTTTTCCCCGCCGCATCAACGGCCGCTATGCCATGTTGTCCCGCCAGGATGACGAGAACCTCTTCATCATGTTCTCGGACAATCCCCACTACTGGAACGATCCCGAGATCCTGATGCGCCCCGCGGAAGTCTGGGAGTCGGTGAAGATCGGCAACTGCGGTTCCCCCATCGAAACGCCCGAGGGGTGGCTGGTGATCACCCACGGGGTCGGACCGATGCGGAAATATTGCATCGGAGCCGCCCTTCTCGATCTGGAGGATCCCACCAAAGTCATCGGAAGACTGAAAGAACCCCTGCTGTCCCCGGAAGGACTCGAACGCGAAGGCTATGTTCCCAATGTCGTCTACAGTTGCGGGTCCCTGCTCCACGGCGACACGCTTATCCTGCCCTACGCGATGAGCGACAAGGCCACCGCCATCGCCAGCGTGGCGCTCGCCGACCTCCTCTCTGCGCTCAGAAATTAA
- a CDS encoding glycosyltransferase family 4 protein: MSSPGSALPPARIAFVGGFEPRRCGIATFTHDICEAVAAAAPASECYAGAMNDRVEGYKYPPRVRFELLEKDLDSYRRAADFLNFNNASVLCVQHEFGIYGGPAGSHLLALLKEVRMPVVTTLHTVLQTPNPAQRKVMEELILRSDRLVVMARKGAEILQDTYGVPGSKIDVIVHGIPDIPFSNPEFYKAQFGVEGRVVLLTFGLLGPGKGIEHAIEALPEIVKRHPNVVYLILGATHPHLVAREGESYRLGLERLAEDRGVKEHVIFYNRFVSLEDLTEFIGATDIYLTPYLNEAQITSGTLAYVFGAGKAVVSTPYWHARELLADDRGILVPFRDPQGIVEGVCAFLDDPERMERTRHEAYKQGRGMIWPSVAKQYLESFQHACADRQAAPRKAFAGWTLASRPYDLPPTRLDHIVRMSDGTGIFQHAIFSVPNFHEGYCTDDNARAFILYNLLDELGGEPNPDHLVTGYLAFLAAALDYNTGRFRNFMSHGRQWLEDAGSEDSHARALWALGVGAGRSRNEGRRRLCIQLFERGLPVVENFTSPRAWAFTLIGIHEYLREFPDKEKILTARNVLTAKLVALWKNCATENWPWFETSATYDNARLSQALILSGCGIPDGEALEIGLESLRWLASIQKTQAGHFRPIGSNGFYIKDGARADFDQQPVEAQAMVSASLEAFRITGDPAWRGEAKRAFEWFLGRNDLGLPLYDSSSGGCSDGLHEARISENQGAESTLAFHLALAEMNQAEHPIAHPHGSIP, from the coding sequence GTGAGTTCCCCGGGCAGTGCCTTGCCGCCCGCACGCATCGCGTTTGTGGGCGGTTTCGAACCGCGACGGTGCGGGATCGCGACATTCACCCACGACATCTGCGAAGCGGTCGCCGCGGCCGCCCCGGCATCCGAATGCTATGCTGGAGCGATGAACGACCGGGTGGAAGGTTACAAGTATCCGCCCCGGGTCCGTTTCGAACTGCTGGAAAAGGATCTCGATTCCTACCGGCGGGCAGCCGATTTCCTGAACTTCAACAATGCATCCGTGCTATGCGTCCAGCACGAGTTCGGCATCTACGGCGGCCCCGCTGGCAGCCACTTGCTGGCCCTGCTGAAGGAAGTCCGGATGCCGGTCGTGACGACCCTTCACACCGTCCTCCAAACGCCCAACCCCGCCCAACGGAAGGTGATGGAGGAATTGATTCTCCGCAGTGACCGGCTGGTGGTGATGGCCCGGAAGGGCGCGGAGATCCTGCAGGACACCTACGGGGTACCCGGCTCGAAGATTGACGTGATCGTCCACGGCATCCCGGACATTCCCTTTTCCAACCCGGAGTTCTACAAGGCGCAGTTCGGCGTGGAGGGCCGCGTGGTCCTGCTTACCTTCGGTCTGTTAGGTCCGGGCAAAGGCATCGAGCACGCGATCGAAGCCCTGCCGGAGATCGTGAAGCGGCATCCCAACGTGGTGTATCTCATCCTCGGTGCCACCCACCCCCATCTCGTCGCCCGCGAAGGCGAAAGCTACCGCCTGGGACTGGAACGGCTGGCGGAAGACCGCGGGGTCAAGGAGCACGTGATCTTCTACAACCGCTTCGTCTCCCTCGAAGACCTCACCGAATTCATCGGCGCGACGGACATCTACCTGACGCCCTATCTCAACGAGGCCCAGATCACCTCGGGCACGCTCGCCTACGTCTTCGGCGCAGGCAAGGCCGTGGTCTCAACCCCCTATTGGCACGCCCGGGAACTGCTGGCGGACGACCGGGGCATTCTCGTTCCGTTCCGCGATCCCCAGGGCATCGTCGAGGGCGTTTGCGCCTTCCTCGACGACCCGGAGCGGATGGAGCGGACCCGGCATGAAGCCTACAAGCAGGGCCGCGGGATGATCTGGCCATCCGTGGCGAAGCAGTACCTGGAATCCTTCCAGCATGCCTGCGCCGATCGCCAGGCAGCCCCCCGCAAGGCGTTCGCGGGGTGGACGCTCGCAAGCCGCCCCTACGATCTGCCTCCCACCCGGCTGGACCACATCGTGCGGATGAGCGACGGCACCGGCATCTTCCAGCACGCCATCTTCAGTGTTCCGAATTTCCATGAAGGCTACTGCACCGATGACAACGCGCGCGCCTTCATCCTCTACAATCTGCTCGATGAGCTGGGCGGCGAACCGAATCCCGACCATCTCGTCACCGGATACCTGGCCTTCCTTGCCGCAGCCCTCGACTATAACACCGGCCGCTTCCGCAATTTCATGAGCCATGGCCGCCAATGGCTGGAAGACGCCGGCAGCGAGGATAGCCACGCCCGGGCCCTGTGGGCGCTCGGGGTCGGCGCGGGCCGCTCGCGCAACGAAGGCCGCCGACGGTTGTGCATCCAGCTTTTCGAACGCGGCCTGCCAGTGGTCGAAAACTTCACCTCACCCCGTGCATGGGCCTTCACCTTGATCGGCATCCATGAGTATCTGCGGGAATTTCCCGACAAGGAAAAGATCCTCACCGCACGGAATGTCCTGACCGCGAAGCTGGTGGCGCTCTGGAAAAACTGCGCCACGGAGAACTGGCCGTGGTTCGAAACCAGCGCCACCTATGACAACGCCCGCCTCAGCCAGGCCCTGATCCTCAGCGGCTGCGGCATACCGGATGGCGAGGCGCTGGAAATCGGGCTCGAATCGCTGCGCTGGCTCGCCTCGATCCAGAAAACCCAGGCCGGCCATTTCCGGCCGATCGGCAGCAACGGGTTTTACATCAAGGACGGAGCGCGCGCCGACTTCGACCAACAGCCGGTGGAAGCACAAGCCATGGTTTCGGCATCGCTCGAAGCCTTCCGCATCACGGGCGACCCGGCTTGGCGGGGAGAAGCCAAACGAGCCTTCGAATGGTTCCTCGGCCGCAACGACCTCGGCTTGCCTCTCTACGATTCCAGTTCCGGCGGCTGCAGCGACGGGTTGCACGAGGCCAGGATCAGCGAGAACCAAGGGGCCGAGTCCACCCTGGCCTTCCACCTGGCTCTCGCGGAAATGAACCAGGCGGAACATCCGATTGCTCACCCCCACGGCTCCATCCCATGA
- the fusA gene encoding elongation factor G, which translates to MKDLSKYRNIGIFAHVDAGKTTTTERILKLTGKIHKIGEVHDGASTMDFMEQEAERGITIQSAATTCFWKDHQFNVIDTPGHVDFTIEVYRSLKVLDGGVGVFCGSGGVEPQSETNWRYANDSEVARVIYVNKLDRIGADFYRVVGQVKKILGAHPLVMVLPIGTESDFVGVVDLLSMKAHIWDESGQPENFKIEEIPADLVDKAKEYRAALIETAVEQDDELMEKYLEGEEPSIEQIKKCIRKGTIDLAFFPTYCGSSFKNKGLQLVLDAVVDYLPSPTDVKPLPEVDEEGNETGKFAIIDPTAPFRGLAFKIMDDKFGALTFTRIYSGTIKKGDVVLNSFTGKTERISRMVEMHADDRKEIDSAQAGDIVAIVGMKNVQTGHTLCDEKNPATLEPMVFPDPVISIAVAPKDKANAEKLATAIGKMIQEDPSFRVETDEETNEMILKGMGELHLDIKIDILKRTHKVEVTVGAPQVAYRETITKPVTDSYTHKKQSGGSGQYAKIDYTIEPGEPGTGFVFESAVVGGSIPKEFIPAVEKGFKTSIDKGPLAGYPCLDFKVKLTEGGFHAVDSSNIAFEIAAKAAYRQTMPKAGPQILEPMMKLDVFAPEEKVGDVIGDLNRRRGMIQGQEPTPGGVRIKAEAPLSAMFGYIGDLRTMTSGRGQFSMEFSHYAACPKNVSDDVIAKAKAREEAKKK; encoded by the coding sequence ATGAAAGACCTCTCCAAATACCGCAACATCGGCATTTTCGCCCACGTGGACGCCGGCAAGACGACGACCACCGAGCGTATTCTGAAGCTCACCGGCAAGATTCACAAAATCGGTGAGGTTCATGACGGCGCTTCCACCATGGACTTCATGGAGCAGGAAGCCGAGCGCGGTATCACCATTCAATCGGCGGCCACCACCTGTTTCTGGAAGGACCACCAGTTCAACGTGATCGACACCCCCGGCCACGTCGACTTCACCATCGAAGTGTACCGCTCGCTGAAGGTGCTCGACGGCGGCGTCGGCGTGTTCTGCGGTTCCGGCGGCGTGGAGCCCCAGTCCGAAACCAACTGGCGCTACGCCAACGACTCCGAAGTCGCCCGCGTCATCTACGTCAACAAGCTCGACCGTATCGGCGCTGACTTCTACCGCGTCGTCGGCCAGGTCAAAAAGATCCTGGGTGCCCACCCGCTGGTGATGGTGCTGCCGATCGGCACCGAGTCCGACTTCGTCGGCGTGGTCGACCTTCTCAGCATGAAGGCCCACATCTGGGACGAATCCGGCCAGCCGGAAAACTTCAAGATCGAGGAGATCCCCGCCGACCTGGTGGACAAGGCGAAGGAATACCGCGCCGCCCTCATTGAGACCGCCGTCGAGCAGGACGACGAGCTCATGGAGAAGTATCTCGAAGGCGAGGAGCCCTCGATCGAGCAGATCAAGAAGTGCATCCGCAAGGGCACGATCGATCTCGCGTTCTTCCCGACCTACTGCGGTTCCTCCTTCAAGAACAAGGGCCTGCAACTCGTGCTCGACGCCGTGGTGGATTACCTCCCGAGCCCGACCGACGTGAAGCCGCTTCCCGAAGTGGACGAAGAAGGCAACGAGACCGGCAAGTTCGCCATCATCGACCCGACCGCCCCCTTCCGCGGCCTGGCGTTCAAGATCATGGACGACAAGTTCGGCGCGCTGACCTTCACCCGCATCTACTCGGGCACCATCAAGAAGGGCGACGTCGTGCTCAACTCCTTCACCGGCAAGACCGAGCGTATCAGCCGCATGGTTGAAATGCACGCCGACGACCGCAAGGAAATCGACTCCGCCCAGGCAGGTGACATCGTCGCCATCGTGGGCATGAAGAACGTGCAAACCGGTCATACGCTTTGCGACGAGAAGAACCCGGCGACCCTCGAGCCGATGGTGTTCCCGGATCCCGTTATTTCCATCGCTGTCGCGCCGAAGGACAAGGCCAACGCTGAAAAGCTGGCCACCGCCATCGGCAAGATGATCCAGGAAGACCCGTCGTTCCGCGTCGAAACCGACGAGGAAACCAATGAGATGATTCTCAAGGGCATGGGCGAGCTTCACCTCGACATCAAGATCGACATCCTCAAGCGCACCCACAAGGTGGAGGTCACGGTCGGCGCACCGCAGGTCGCCTACCGCGAAACCATCACCAAGCCGGTCACCGACAGCTACACCCACAAGAAGCAGTCCGGTGGTTCCGGTCAGTATGCCAAGATCGATTACACCATCGAGCCGGGCGAACCGGGCACCGGCTTCGTCTTCGAATCGGCCGTCGTCGGTGGCAGCATTCCGAAGGAATTCATCCCCGCCGTCGAAAAAGGCTTCAAGACCTCCATCGATAAGGGACCGCTTGCCGGCTATCCTTGCTTGGACTTCAAGGTCAAGCTCACCGAAGGTGGTTTCCACGCGGTGGACTCCAGCAACATCGCGTTCGAAATCGCCGCGAAAGCCGCGTATCGCCAGACCATGCCGAAGGCGGGTCCGCAGATCCTCGAGCCGATGATGAAGCTCGACGTCTTCGCTCCCGAAGAAAAGGTCGGCGACGTCATCGGCGACCTCAACCGCCGCCGCGGCATGATCCAAGGCCAGGAGCCGACCCCGGGTGGTGTCCGCATCAAGGCCGAGGCTCCGCTGAGCGCCATGTTCGGCTACATCGGTGACCTGCGCACCATGACCTCCGGTCGTGGCCAGTTCTCGATGGAGTTCAGCCACTACGCGGCTTGCCCGAAGAACGTCTCCGACGACGTCATCGCCAAGGCCAAGGCCCGCGAGGAAGCGAAGAAGAAGTAA
- a CDS encoding ABC transporter substrate-binding protein, which produces MMRPLFVFAAAVCLAVLPSCRRQSGSGEATYDNTAERTAFYERYNGEVLKKLQDRRAELDKSLAGDLTDAQRTEKQKESLALNHRLERPRYFEMLTEADLPKEMKWEDGQEEPDIGSPKAKKGGTYHSIIQGNAYPPTIRCVGAEANNSFRNCHWDDIELSLTSFHPDTGKVMPGLADRWAVDADGQTVYFHIDKDARWSDGKKVKSSDFLMSFYVYLSPYLTESYYRAYYGDQYWGMATYGDDYVCVRLAFPKPIAAGFAGVIPFQEDFYKEFGPDFEKRYNWRPRPTTGAYIIRPEDIDKGRSIALTRVKDWWAKDKKFYRNRFNPDRIEYMLVRDEEKVFQLFLRGEVDCNLLNDAKKWYEKTEVPQIFNGYIEKATFYNEYPAISRGLYFNLSRPLLSNQDIRIGLQHASNFEKVIELDLRGDAERLNLLCAGYGEFSNPNVRTRPFSVSLAREAFARAGFTKIGADGVLENAQGQRLSFTINYGKHPIWDPILLRIKEEALRCGVEYKLEAMDNTASFQKVSRKEHEIALTGWQLNLPFPDYYQQFYSEEAYEPGSDKPRPMTNNISVFADKTVDPILIENRNASSIESVKETSWKLEEIFHERAVWVPSFERPFFRVGYWRWVRWPDNFNVRLTNEADTSHVHWIDEDIKKETEDAMKHGRTFPEQNLIFDQYRKKTADK; this is translated from the coding sequence ATGATGCGTCCGCTTTTCGTTTTCGCCGCGGCCGTGTGTCTGGCCGTCCTGCCATCGTGCCGACGCCAATCCGGCTCCGGTGAAGCCACCTATGACAACACCGCCGAGCGGACCGCGTTCTACGAGCGCTACAACGGCGAGGTGTTGAAAAAGCTCCAGGACCGCCGCGCCGAGCTGGACAAGTCTCTGGCCGGGGATCTCACGGATGCCCAGCGGACGGAGAAGCAGAAGGAATCGCTGGCTCTGAACCATCGCCTGGAACGACCACGGTATTTCGAGATGCTCACCGAGGCGGACCTGCCGAAGGAGATGAAGTGGGAGGATGGCCAAGAGGAGCCGGACATCGGCTCGCCCAAGGCGAAGAAAGGCGGTACCTACCACAGCATTATCCAGGGCAATGCCTATCCGCCCACCATCCGCTGCGTTGGCGCGGAGGCGAACAATTCGTTCCGCAATTGCCATTGGGATGACATCGAACTCTCCCTGACCTCGTTCCATCCGGACACGGGCAAGGTGATGCCGGGGCTTGCCGACCGGTGGGCGGTCGATGCCGACGGCCAGACGGTGTATTTCCACATCGACAAGGACGCCCGTTGGTCGGACGGGAAGAAGGTGAAGTCCTCGGACTTCCTGATGTCGTTCTACGTTTACCTTTCCCCCTACCTCACGGAGTCCTACTATCGGGCCTACTACGGGGATCAATACTGGGGAATGGCGACCTATGGCGACGATTACGTCTGCGTTCGCCTGGCCTTTCCGAAGCCCATCGCCGCGGGCTTCGCCGGGGTGATCCCTTTCCAGGAGGACTTCTACAAGGAATTCGGGCCGGACTTCGAGAAGCGCTACAACTGGCGTCCCCGTCCCACCACCGGAGCCTACATCATCCGCCCGGAGGACATCGACAAGGGCCGCTCGATTGCACTCACCCGGGTGAAAGACTGGTGGGCGAAGGACAAGAAATTCTATCGCAACCGCTTCAACCCGGACCGCATCGAGTACATGCTGGTGCGGGACGAAGAGAAGGTGTTCCAGCTCTTCCTGCGCGGTGAGGTCGACTGCAATCTCCTCAACGATGCCAAAAAATGGTATGAGAAGACCGAGGTGCCGCAGATCTTCAACGGCTACATTGAAAAGGCGACCTTCTACAACGAATACCCGGCGATTTCCCGCGGTCTCTACTTCAACCTGAGCCGCCCGCTGCTCTCGAACCAGGACATCCGCATCGGGCTCCAGCACGCCAGCAATTTCGAGAAGGTGATTGAACTCGATCTGCGGGGCGACGCGGAGCGCCTGAACCTGCTGTGCGCGGGATACGGCGAGTTTTCGAACCCGAATGTCCGGACCCGCCCGTTCTCGGTGAGCCTCGCCCGAGAGGCTTTTGCCCGCGCCGGGTTCACGAAAATCGGTGCGGATGGAGTGTTGGAAAACGCCCAGGGCCAGCGGCTGTCCTTCACGATCAACTATGGGAAGCATCCCATTTGGGATCCCATCCTGCTCCGCATCAAGGAGGAGGCATTGCGCTGTGGGGTGGAATACAAATTGGAGGCCATGGACAACACGGCGTCCTTCCAAAAGGTTTCACGGAAGGAACACGAGATCGCCCTCACCGGCTGGCAGCTCAACCTGCCATTCCCGGACTACTACCAGCAGTTCTACTCGGAGGAGGCCTACGAGCCCGGTTCGGACAAACCACGCCCGATGACCAACAACATCTCGGTGTTCGCGGACAAGACCGTCGACCCCATCCTCATCGAAAACCGGAACGCCAGTAGCATCGAGAGCGTGAAGGAGACCAGCTGGAAGCTGGAGGAGATCTTCCACGAGCGCGCCGTCTGGGTGCCGTCCTTCGAGCGTCCGTTCTTCCGGGTCGGCTACTGGCGCTGGGTGCGCTGGCCGGACAATTTCAACGTCCGGCTCACCAACGAGGCGGACACCAGCCACGTTCACTGGATCGACGAGGATATCAAGAAGGAGACCGAGGATGCCATGAAGCACGGCCGCACCTTCCCCGAGCAGAATTTGATCTTCGACCAGTACCGGAAGAAGACCGCCGATAAATGA
- a CDS encoding ABC transporter ATP-binding protein has protein sequence MSDPLLQVHDLITAFDTDGGLVRAVDHVSFEVPRGKTIGIVGESGCGKSVTAMSIIRLLPQPMGKILHGQVNFKGRDLLKATDAEMRKIRGGEIGVIFQEPMTALNPVHRIGKQLSECFILHKKMSKKDAWDASIEMLKLVRIPAPEQRIGDYPHQLSGGMRQRIVIAMALACRPDLVIADEPTTALDVTVQAQILDLMKQLQAEMGMSVILITHDLGVIAETCDEVVVMYGGRVVEKAPVRELFERPLHAYTRGLLASIPTLATPRKSILPTIPGMVAGLFDLVPGCRFCQRMGREGIVLRERPPFEEVSPGHWAEMCPNCFEEPK, from the coding sequence ATGTCCGATCCTTTGCTCCAGGTCCACGACCTCATCACCGCCTTCGATACCGATGGCGGGCTGGTGCGCGCCGTCGACCACGTGTCCTTCGAGGTGCCGCGCGGCAAGACCATCGGCATCGTCGGCGAGTCCGGCTGTGGCAAGAGCGTCACGGCGATGTCGATCATCCGCCTGCTGCCCCAGCCGATGGGGAAGATCCTGCACGGTCAGGTGAATTTCAAAGGCCGCGATTTGCTCAAGGCCACCGATGCCGAGATGCGGAAGATCCGCGGCGGCGAGATCGGCGTGATCTTCCAGGAACCGATGACCGCCCTCAATCCGGTCCACCGCATCGGCAAACAGCTTTCCGAGTGTTTCATCCTCCACAAGAAGATGAGCAAGAAGGATGCTTGGGACGCGTCCATCGAAATGCTCAAGCTGGTGCGTATTCCCGCGCCGGAGCAGCGCATCGGCGATTACCCGCACCAGCTTTCCGGCGGCATGCGCCAGCGCATCGTCATCGCCATGGCGCTCGCCTGCCGTCCCGATCTGGTGATCGCGGATGAGCCGACCACCGCTTTGGACGTGACCGTTCAGGCCCAGATCCTGGACCTGATGAAACAGCTCCAGGCGGAAATGGGCATGTCCGTGATCCTCATCACCCACGATCTGGGGGTGATCGCCGAGACTTGCGACGAGGTGGTGGTCATGTATGGCGGCCGGGTGGTGGAGAAGGCCCCTGTGCGCGAGTTGTTCGAGCGTCCGCTCCACGCCTACACCCGCGGCCTGCTGGCCTCGATTCCCACGCTGGCGACGCCGCGGAAGTCGATCCTGCCGACCATTCCCGGCATGGTCGCCGGGTTGTTCGACCTGGTGCCTGGATGCCGCTTTTGCCAGCGGATGGGCCGCGAGGGCATCGTCCTGCGGGAGCGCCCGCCCTTTGAGGAGGTTTCCCCCGGCCATTGGGCGGAAATGTGCCCGAATTGTTTCGAAGAGCCAAAATGA
- a CDS encoding oligopeptide/dipeptide ABC transporter ATP-binding protein, producing the protein MQPILSVRDLKVHFPVHGGLFLKQTGAVRAVDGVSFDIAPGETLGLVGESGCGKSTLGKAIVRLADATQGSIAFEGRDITRASTGAMRPLRRDLQMVFQDPVESLNARHSVQEILEEPLIIHGAGSATWRRQRVAELLNRVGLPKSAAEKYPFEFSGGQRQRIGIARAIALEPKLIVCDEPVSALDVSVQSQVLNLLLELQREMKLSYLFIAHDLAVVKHISDRVAVMYLGKIVELADAEKIYRDPRHAYTKALLSAIPEPDPLAVKKRILLEGDVPSPINPPAGSAFGHRIGHPRYEETVGKELPLTEIEPGHWVAADPCCLTDADWQIVSRRAAPATA; encoded by the coding sequence ATGCAGCCGATCCTTTCCGTCCGCGACCTGAAGGTCCATTTCCCCGTTCATGGCGGCCTGTTCCTGAAACAGACCGGTGCCGTGCGGGCGGTGGACGGCGTGTCGTTCGATATCGCTCCCGGCGAGACCCTCGGGCTGGTGGGGGAGTCCGGCTGCGGAAAATCGACGCTCGGCAAGGCCATCGTCCGTCTGGCGGACGCCACGCAGGGCTCGATCGCGTTCGAGGGCAGGGACATCACCCGCGCCAGCACCGGCGCGATGCGGCCGCTGCGCCGCGACCTCCAGATGGTGTTCCAAGACCCGGTGGAGTCGTTGAATGCCCGCCACAGCGTCCAGGAAATCCTGGAGGAGCCGCTCATCATCCACGGCGCGGGGAGCGCCACCTGGCGTCGCCAGCGGGTGGCGGAGCTGCTGAACCGGGTGGGATTGCCGAAATCCGCCGCGGAGAAGTACCCCTTCGAATTCTCCGGCGGCCAGCGCCAGCGCATCGGCATTGCCCGGGCCATCGCCCTGGAACCGAAATTGATCGTCTGTGACGAGCCGGTGAGCGCCCTGGATGTCTCCGTGCAGTCCCAGGTGCTGAACCTGCTGCTCGAGCTGCAGCGGGAAATGAAGCTCTCCTACCTCTTCATCGCCCACGATCTGGCGGTGGTGAAACACATTTCCGACCGGGTGGCGGTCATGTACCTCGGCAAGATCGTCGAGCTGGCGGACGCCGAGAAAATCTATCGCGATCCCCGCCACGCCTACACCAAGGCCCTGCTTTCCGCGATCCCGGAGCCGGACCCGCTGGCGGTCAAGAAGCGGATCTTGCTCGAGGGCGATGTCCCGTCCCCGATCAATCCGCCCGCCGGCAGCGCCTTCGGCCACCGCATCGGGCACCCGCGCTACGAGGAAACCGTCGGCAAGGAGCTCCCGCTCACCGAGATCGAGCCCGGCCACTGGGTCGCCGCCGATCCCTGCTGCCTGACCGACGCCGATTGGCAGATCGTTTCCCGCCGGGCGGCTCCGGCTACCGCCTGA